Proteins encoded within one genomic window of Marinobacter halotolerans:
- a CDS encoding ABC transporter substrate-binding protein → MFKNNKYPKTLLLSAAIGSVGLGLSFQASADQYSDAAKKWINEKFDDSTLTKEEQMKEMEWFIQAAEQFRGMDINVVSETIATHEYESNVLAKAFSEITGINLTHTLIQEGDVIEKLQTQMQSGRNIYDGWVNDSDLIGTHFRYGKVMPVEDIMNGEGKDLTLPTLDLEDFIGLDFTTGPDGKLYQLPDQQFANLYWFRADWFERADLKKQFKDIYGYELGVPVNWSAYEDIAEFFSVHVKEIDGKRVYGHMDYGKKDPSLGWRFTDAWFSMAGAGDKGLPNGLPVDEWGIRVDECHPVGSSVSRGGATNGPAAVYATTKYVDWLEKYAPPEAQGMTFSEAGPVPAQGAIAQQIFWYTAFTASMIKDGLPVVNEDGTPKWRMAPSPRGPYWEEGMKLGYQDVGSWTFMKSTPQKRRLAAWLYAQFTVSKTVSLEKTIAGLTPIRESDINSEQMTEMAPQLGGLVEFYRSPARVQWSPTGTNVPDYPKLAQLWWQYIAQAASGEATPQKALDGLAEAQDRIMERLERANVQETCGPKLNEPRDPQYWLNQPGAPKAKLSNEKPKGKTVPYQELLKTWEEARES, encoded by the coding sequence ATGTTCAAGAACAATAAATATCCGAAAACCCTCCTGCTGAGCGCCGCGATTGGCTCGGTTGGGTTGGGTCTCAGCTTCCAGGCAAGTGCAGATCAGTACTCTGACGCCGCCAAGAAGTGGATCAACGAGAAATTTGACGATTCTACTCTTACCAAAGAAGAGCAGATGAAAGAGATGGAGTGGTTCATCCAGGCTGCCGAGCAGTTCCGCGGCATGGATATCAACGTGGTTTCCGAAACCATCGCCACCCACGAGTACGAATCCAACGTGCTCGCCAAGGCCTTTAGCGAGATCACCGGCATCAACCTGACCCATACCCTGATTCAGGAAGGGGATGTGATCGAAAAGCTGCAGACACAGATGCAGTCTGGCCGGAATATCTATGACGGCTGGGTTAACGACTCTGATCTGATCGGCACCCATTTCCGCTACGGCAAAGTGATGCCCGTCGAGGACATCATGAACGGCGAAGGCAAGGATCTGACCCTGCCGACCCTCGATCTCGAAGATTTCATCGGTCTTGATTTTACCACTGGCCCTGATGGCAAACTTTACCAGCTTCCCGATCAGCAGTTCGCCAACCTTTACTGGTTCCGTGCCGACTGGTTCGAACGGGCGGATCTGAAGAAGCAGTTCAAGGACATTTACGGCTATGAGCTGGGCGTTCCCGTCAACTGGTCCGCTTACGAAGATATCGCCGAATTCTTCTCGGTACACGTGAAGGAAATTGATGGCAAGCGTGTCTATGGTCACATGGACTACGGCAAGAAAGACCCGTCACTGGGATGGCGCTTCACTGACGCATGGTTCTCCATGGCCGGTGCCGGCGACAAGGGCCTGCCTAACGGTCTGCCTGTCGACGAATGGGGCATTCGCGTGGATGAGTGTCACCCGGTTGGTTCCAGCGTAAGCCGTGGCGGCGCCACCAACGGTCCGGCAGCTGTATACGCCACCACCAAGTATGTTGACTGGCTGGAAAAGTACGCGCCGCCTGAAGCTCAGGGCATGACCTTCTCCGAGGCCGGCCCGGTGCCAGCCCAGGGCGCAATTGCCCAGCAGATCTTCTGGTATACCGCGTTTACCGCCAGCATGATCAAAGACGGTCTGCCCGTGGTTAACGAAGACGGTACCCCGAAATGGCGCATGGCTCCTTCTCCCCGTGGACCCTACTGGGAAGAGGGCATGAAGCTTGGTTATCAGGACGTGGGTTCCTGGACCTTCATGAAGTCCACGCCGCAGAAGCGTCGTCTTGCCGCCTGGCTGTACGCCCAGTTCACGGTTTCCAAGACAGTGTCTCTGGAAAAAACCATCGCTGGCCTGACACCCATTCGCGAATCTGATATCAACTCTGAACAGATGACCGAAATGGCGCCGCAGCTTGGCGGTCTGGTGGAATTCTACCGCAGCCCGGCCCGGGTGCAGTGGTCACCTACCGGCACCAACGTGCCTGACTATCCGAAGCTGGCTCAGCTGTGGTGGCAGTATATTGCCCAGGCAGCAAGCGGTGAGGCAACACCTCAGAAAGCACTGGATGGTCTGGCTGAAGCCCAGGACCGCATTATGGAACGTCTTGAGCGTGCCAATGTTCAGGAAACCTGTGGTCCGAAGCTGAACGAGCCCCGTGATCCTCAGTACTGGCTGAACCAGCCCGGTGCACCGAAAGCTAAGCTTTCGAACGAGAAGCCAAAGGGCAAGACCGTTCCCTACCAGGAGTTGCTGAAAACCTGGGAGGAAGCTCGCGAGAGCTGA
- a CDS encoding methyl-accepting chemotaxis protein produces the protein MKNISVIHRLYFGFGLLCLIIAAWGLFNGNMMMSISDGTSRVKDRIFPFQRSVQSVEAMTGNSGMAVISLARVRVKEELEIRYETLNGMLSGLEARVAELAGNADGIELLEGFGEPAEQYQKQLATLRQQAATLLGHQAEVIRVSDSVNRDLSDFLARASEMKQLLLQEGAAPAGSDIYLKDLLMTVMGNLSNIELLIMQLVSTEDPQKLKQVVENLRFNTVTVEQDLEAIITEIPSLEELTPLAEEFFESVNSETGIVSQYYDYRSNLLAVNSTVSEIEALLNALNGHIDRMVEAAGRAAVKTVDNLDATARFSEQLVYYLVPAILFIAVVISVWLGRLISVPLRATVNHLSAMASGDYSRELTFRAKGEFVELKDSANQLAAAMREVLGSLQKAGGEITGVAASNADFSHDLSQRIRGQSDDLNSIATAMTEMESSCHQVAEAVRDTHQLVESVNNRVDDSKATASANMDCVVQLEEQVQQTSGKLRKLESASQDIGRITESIDEIANQTNLLALNAAIESARAGEFGRGFAVVADEVRQLAQKTTSSTETIRGLVTRLQGDAAEAVSSMDDSFHRLESVKSLITEASKGVEAIREAVDQIRDSAEHVRAGMDEQEDVSRSVSRNVTEISGSSSENLEQIEQLVATSDQLKRSMSDIETLIGRFRV, from the coding sequence ATGAAAAACATCTCGGTCATTCATCGTCTTTACTTTGGTTTCGGTCTGCTGTGCCTGATTATCGCGGCATGGGGGCTCTTCAATGGAAACATGATGATGTCCATCTCTGATGGCACATCCAGGGTCAAGGACAGGATCTTTCCGTTTCAGCGCTCGGTTCAGTCTGTCGAGGCAATGACGGGAAACAGCGGGATGGCTGTAATCTCACTGGCGAGAGTCAGAGTTAAAGAAGAACTTGAAATCCGCTATGAAACGCTGAACGGCATGCTGTCAGGGCTGGAAGCCCGGGTGGCGGAGCTGGCAGGCAATGCCGACGGCATTGAGCTGCTTGAAGGGTTCGGCGAACCGGCGGAGCAGTACCAGAAACAATTGGCGACCCTGCGTCAGCAGGCCGCGACGCTTCTAGGGCATCAGGCCGAAGTTATCAGGGTATCGGATTCAGTCAACCGGGATCTGTCCGACTTTCTGGCCAGAGCATCGGAAATGAAACAGCTCCTGCTTCAGGAGGGGGCCGCGCCGGCCGGGTCTGATATCTATCTCAAGGACCTGCTAATGACGGTGATGGGCAACCTGTCCAATATCGAATTGTTGATCATGCAACTGGTCAGTACCGAAGATCCACAGAAGCTGAAACAGGTGGTTGAGAACCTGCGCTTCAACACGGTAACGGTGGAACAGGATCTGGAGGCGATCATTACCGAGATACCTTCTCTGGAGGAACTGACGCCACTGGCAGAAGAGTTCTTCGAATCGGTTAACAGTGAAACCGGTATTGTCAGCCAGTACTACGATTACCGCAGTAACCTGCTGGCCGTTAACTCTACGGTTTCGGAAATCGAAGCACTGCTGAATGCTCTCAATGGCCATATAGACAGGATGGTGGAAGCCGCCGGCCGGGCCGCCGTAAAAACGGTGGACAACCTGGATGCCACGGCCCGCTTTTCCGAACAGCTGGTCTATTACCTGGTGCCCGCCATCCTGTTCATAGCCGTTGTCATATCCGTCTGGCTTGGACGGTTGATCAGTGTTCCGCTGCGGGCAACCGTGAACCATCTTTCGGCCATGGCCAGTGGCGATTACAGCCGCGAACTGACCTTTCGCGCCAAGGGTGAATTTGTCGAACTGAAAGACTCGGCGAACCAACTGGCCGCTGCCATGCGTGAAGTGCTGGGCAGCCTGCAGAAGGCCGGGGGTGAAATCACCGGCGTGGCTGCGTCTAACGCCGACTTCTCCCACGATCTTAGCCAACGTATCCGTGGCCAGTCAGACGACCTGAACTCGATTGCCACGGCGATGACGGAAATGGAATCGTCCTGTCACCAGGTAGCGGAAGCCGTCCGCGATACTCATCAACTGGTGGAGTCGGTGAACAACCGGGTGGACGACAGTAAAGCCACCGCCAGTGCCAATATGGACTGCGTGGTTCAGTTGGAAGAGCAGGTGCAACAGACCTCCGGCAAACTTCGCAAGCTTGAAAGCGCGTCTCAAGACATCGGACGGATTACTGAATCGATTGATGAGATTGCCAATCAGACCAACCTGCTGGCCCTTAATGCGGCCATTGAGTCAGCGCGGGCAGGGGAGTTCGGGCGGGGGTTTGCGGTGGTGGCCGATGAAGTAAGACAGCTCGCCCAGAAAACCACCAGCAGCACCGAAACAATCCGTGGCCTGGTAACCCGTCTCCAGGGCGACGCCGCGGAAGCCGTGTCTTCCATGGACGACAGTTTCCATCGTCTGGAATCGGTGAAGTCACTGATTACCGAGGCGTCGAAGGGGGTTGAAGCGATCCGCGAAGCCGTGGATCAGATACGCGATAGTGCCGAGCACGTCCGTGCCGGCATGGACGAGCAGGAAGATGTCAGCCGTTCGGTGTCGCGCAATGTCACCGAGATCAGCGGTTCGTCGTCCGAGAACCTCGAGCAGATCGAACAGCTGGTTGCGACCAGTGATCAGCTCAAGCGATCAATGTCGGATATCGAGACCCTGATCGGGCGTTTCCGGGTCTAG
- a CDS encoding ABC transporter ATP-binding protein yields MAEIHLKSLAHSYSDKPAGPDDYAIRHLDHVWEKGGAYALLGPSGCGKSTMLNIISGLLQPSEGDVLFDGKRVNELSPRDRNIAQVFQFPVIYDSMTVFQNLAFPLKNAGEPKSQINAKVKEIAEILEIEDELHKKAKNLTADQKQKVSMGRGLVRGDVSAILFDEPLTVIDPQLKWKLRRKLKQIHEQFDITMVYVTHDQLEASTFADKIAVMYGGQIVQFGTPTELFEQPNHTFVGYFIGSPGMNLIEVKRCAGGVCFGSTTVPMDTRQIEALKRLSSDNLKIGIRPEFVQVSDVAADDTYEAEVRDVEDLGTYKIMTATLGAETLKIRLAEDQFFDVGNAVHLSFPEKWLKLYVDEFLVEEKDQ; encoded by the coding sequence ATAGCTACAGCGACAAGCCGGCAGGGCCTGACGACTACGCCATCCGTCATCTTGATCATGTCTGGGAGAAGGGCGGAGCCTACGCTCTTCTGGGGCCTTCCGGCTGTGGCAAGAGCACCATGCTGAACATTATCTCCGGGTTGTTACAACCCTCTGAAGGCGATGTTCTGTTTGACGGCAAGCGCGTGAATGAACTGTCGCCACGCGACCGTAACATCGCTCAGGTTTTCCAGTTTCCCGTTATCTACGACTCAATGACGGTCTTTCAGAACCTGGCGTTTCCGCTTAAGAACGCTGGCGAGCCCAAGTCCCAGATCAATGCCAAGGTGAAGGAAATTGCCGAGATCCTGGAGATTGAGGACGAACTGCATAAAAAGGCCAAGAACCTGACCGCGGACCAGAAGCAGAAGGTGTCCATGGGACGGGGGCTGGTAAGGGGCGATGTCTCCGCCATTCTGTTTGACGAACCGCTGACGGTCATCGATCCCCAGCTCAAGTGGAAGCTGCGCCGCAAACTCAAGCAGATTCACGAGCAGTTCGACATCACTATGGTCTACGTGACTCACGACCAGCTGGAGGCGTCTACTTTCGCAGACAAGATTGCGGTGATGTACGGCGGCCAGATTGTTCAGTTCGGCACGCCGACCGAACTTTTCGAACAGCCCAACCATACGTTCGTGGGCTATTTCATCGGCAGCCCGGGGATGAACCTGATTGAAGTGAAAAGGTGCGCCGGTGGTGTCTGCTTCGGCAGTACCACGGTGCCCATGGACACGCGGCAGATTGAGGCTCTCAAACGGCTGAGCTCTGACAATCTGAAGATCGGCATTCGCCCGGAGTTTGTCCAGGTATCGGACGTGGCAGCGGACGACACCTATGAAGCCGAAGTCCGGGACGTCGAGGACCTGGGAACCTACAAGATCATGACCGCAACGCTCGGTGCCGAGACCCTGAAAATCCGCCTGGCGGAGGATCAGTTTTTCGACGTGGGCAACGCCGTTCATCTGAGTTTCCCGGAGAAATGGCTGAAGCTGTATGTGGACGAGTTTCTGGTAGAGGAGAAGGACCAATGA
- a CDS encoding DUF2160 domain-containing protein, whose protein sequence is MIAWMNWTPSVAIFFAVIACILAFMTVYEVVSPCTERKGFLPISTTRGDRLFIGLLSAAYIHLAFLAVSDITLWVALAVSVVWLLVLLRWG, encoded by the coding sequence ATGATTGCGTGGATGAACTGGACACCAAGCGTTGCTATTTTCTTTGCTGTGATCGCCTGCATCCTGGCGTTTATGACGGTGTATGAAGTGGTCTCGCCCTGTACCGAACGAAAGGGCTTTCTGCCCATATCGACAACACGGGGAGACCGGTTGTTTATCGGCCTGCTGTCTGCAGCCTATATTCATCTGGCTTTTCTGGCCGTCAGCGATATTACCCTCTGGGTAGCGCTGGCGGTGTCCGTGGTATGGCTTCTGGTGCTGCTGCGCTGGGGCTAA
- a CDS encoding FAD:protein FMN transferase, with protein sequence MRGLAGLVLVWLVVANPVRAEWVSVSGTAMTTPIEMEYWTEDPAVIGEAGQAVLALFQRIDRQMSRYREDSELSRVNRQAAEDPVEVSDSLFTVLQEALRVSELSEGAFDITFGSVGYLYDFRTKRQPTDVELAAGLATVDYQSVVLDPEAKTVHFLTDGVRLDLGGIAKGYAVDRGIDVLKSFGIRHARLSAGGDMRLLGDKRGKPWIVGVRDPRSEKNNALVMPLSDVAVSTSGDYERFFLDEAGERVHHILSPATGKPVKGVQSVTILGEDALTTDGLSTAVFVLGAAKGLALINRLDGIDAVIIDDQRQVHYSDGLMPPEDEA encoded by the coding sequence ATGCGTGGTTTGGCAGGATTGGTTCTGGTCTGGCTGGTGGTGGCAAATCCGGTGCGGGCAGAGTGGGTGAGTGTCAGCGGCACCGCCATGACCACGCCCATAGAAATGGAATACTGGACGGAAGACCCGGCCGTGATTGGCGAAGCGGGGCAAGCCGTACTGGCGCTGTTCCAGAGAATCGATCGCCAGATGAGCCGCTACCGCGAGGATTCCGAACTTTCCCGTGTGAACCGGCAAGCCGCTGAAGATCCGGTCGAAGTCAGCGACAGTCTGTTTACTGTGCTTCAGGAGGCGCTCCGGGTGTCGGAGCTGAGCGAGGGCGCCTTCGACATTACCTTCGGTTCGGTGGGCTACCTTTACGATTTTCGTACCAAACGCCAGCCCACTGATGTAGAACTTGCCGCCGGGTTGGCCACAGTGGATTACCAGTCCGTTGTTCTGGATCCGGAAGCAAAGACCGTGCATTTCCTGACTGACGGGGTACGGCTGGATCTGGGCGGCATCGCCAAGGGATACGCCGTCGACCGTGGCATCGATGTCCTCAAGTCTTTCGGAATTCGCCATGCCCGACTGAGTGCCGGTGGGGATATGCGTCTGCTGGGTGACAAGCGGGGCAAGCCCTGGATCGTGGGAGTGCGGGACCCCAGGTCGGAAAAGAACAATGCCCTGGTGATGCCGCTGTCTGATGTGGCGGTATCAACCTCCGGAGATTACGAGCGGTTTTTCCTGGATGAAGCCGGGGAGCGGGTTCACCATATCCTCTCGCCGGCCACCGGCAAACCCGTGAAGGGTGTGCAGAGTGTGACCATTCTGGGGGAAGATGCGCTGACGACCGACGGGCTTTCCACGGCAGTCTTCGTGTTGGGGGCGGCAAAAGGTCTGGCGCTGATCAACCGGCTGGACGGCATTGATGCCGTAATCATCGATGACCAGCGCCAGGTGCATTATTCCGACGGATTGATGCCGCCGGAGGATGAGGCATGA
- the eno gene encoding phosphopyruvate hydratase: MERIQSVFAREILDSRGFPTVEVEVELKNGVVGLGRAPSGASTGSREALEKRDGNPDRYSGKGVLGAVEAVNRHIAPALEDRVVFDQLVIDRLMRHLDGTDNKSGFGANGILAVSLAVANAAANYRQRPLYRYLAELYGCSGPCVLPVPMMNIINGGAHADNNVDLQEFMIQPVGAPSYSEALRMGVETFHALKSLLKKKGLSTSIGDEGGFAPDLGSSEEALDLILEAVETAGYRPGTDIVLALDCAASEFYHDGRYELSGAGESFDSEGFADYLRSLAMKYPIASIEDGMDENDWDGWKLLTEKLGERVQLVGDDLFVTNTSLISEGIQREIANSVLIKFNQIGTLSETFEAIGMAQDAGYTAVISHRSGETEDTFIADLAVATRAGQIKTGSLCRSDRVAKYNRLLRIEQDLGAHAFYPGVGAIRCALDT; the protein is encoded by the coding sequence ATGGAACGTATTCAGTCTGTGTTCGCCCGGGAAATCCTGGACTCCCGTGGTTTCCCCACAGTGGAAGTGGAAGTCGAGTTGAAAAACGGCGTCGTTGGTCTAGGCCGTGCGCCGTCCGGGGCGTCCACAGGTTCCAGGGAAGCGCTGGAGAAAAGAGACGGAAACCCCGACCGATATAGTGGCAAGGGTGTTCTGGGCGCCGTTGAGGCAGTCAACCGTCATATTGCGCCAGCGTTGGAGGACCGCGTGGTGTTTGACCAGCTGGTCATTGACCGGTTGATGCGCCACCTGGATGGCACCGATAACAAATCCGGTTTTGGTGCTAATGGCATTCTTGCAGTTTCCCTGGCGGTGGCCAATGCCGCGGCCAATTATCGCCAACGGCCTCTTTATCGGTATCTTGCCGAGCTTTACGGCTGCTCCGGCCCCTGTGTTTTGCCGGTCCCAATGATGAATATCATCAACGGCGGCGCCCATGCCGATAACAACGTGGACCTCCAGGAATTCATGATCCAGCCGGTGGGCGCACCAAGCTACAGTGAGGCACTGAGGATGGGCGTGGAGACATTCCATGCCCTGAAATCCCTTCTCAAGAAAAAGGGCCTGTCCACCTCCATCGGTGACGAGGGCGGATTCGCGCCCGATCTGGGTTCAAGCGAAGAGGCGCTGGACCTGATTCTGGAGGCGGTCGAAACGGCCGGATATCGTCCGGGCACAGACATCGTTCTGGCGCTGGACTGCGCAGCTTCCGAGTTCTACCACGATGGTCGCTACGAACTGTCCGGCGCGGGCGAGAGTTTCGATTCCGAAGGTTTTGCCGATTATCTGCGGTCCCTGGCCATGAAGTACCCCATTGCCTCGATCGAAGATGGTATGGACGAGAATGACTGGGATGGCTGGAAACTGCTCACCGAAAAGCTGGGCGAAAGGGTGCAGCTGGTCGGCGACGATCTGTTCGTGACCAATACCTCGCTGATTTCCGAAGGCATCCAACGTGAGATCGCCAACTCAGTGCTGATCAAGTTCAACCAGATCGGCACCCTGTCGGAAACCTTTGAAGCCATCGGTATGGCCCAGGATGCCGGATACACGGCGGTCATCTCCCACCGCAGCGGTGAAACCGAAGATACCTTCATTGCGGACTTGGCCGTAGCCACAAGGGCCGGCCAGATCAAAACCGGCTCGCTGTGCCGATCCGACCGGGTCGCCAAATACAACCGGTTGCTACGGATTGAACAGGACCTGGGTGCCCATGCGTTCTACCCGGGTGTCGGTGCAATCCGCTGTGCCCTGGACACCTGA
- the tpiA gene encoding triose-phosphate isomerase, whose amino-acid sequence MRKPILIANWKMNGSLHSNQALLVRMLAKLRPFRKAVDIAICPPFPYLFQVRDLLGYTGIALGAQNASSAVSGAHTGEVSATMLEEMGCRYVLVGHSERRASYYESDTDVAARFRQVVSAGMTPVLCVGETLEEREQNETLAVIERQLRAVIDTTGISSLAGSIVAYEPVWAIGTGKTASPGQVAETHRGIRGFLENCQRGAGDSTRIVYGGSVKAVNAAELFQSEEVDGGLIGGASLQAEEFSAIGSALTGAKPDGSSDSFPPESSGLAIPDS is encoded by the coding sequence ATGAGAAAGCCGATCCTGATTGCAAACTGGAAGATGAACGGTAGTCTGCATTCAAACCAGGCACTGCTGGTGCGGATGCTGGCGAAACTGCGGCCATTCCGCAAAGCCGTCGATATCGCCATCTGCCCACCTTTCCCTTACCTGTTTCAGGTGCGGGATCTGCTGGGCTACACCGGTATTGCGCTAGGGGCCCAGAACGCCAGCAGCGCGGTGTCCGGCGCCCATACCGGTGAGGTAAGCGCGACGATGCTCGAGGAAATGGGCTGTCGCTACGTTCTGGTTGGCCATTCCGAGCGGCGGGCAAGCTATTACGAATCTGATACCGATGTGGCTGCCCGTTTCCGGCAGGTTGTGTCTGCAGGCATGACACCCGTGCTGTGCGTTGGCGAAACCCTGGAGGAGCGGGAGCAGAACGAGACTTTGGCCGTGATAGAGCGTCAACTGCGGGCCGTTATTGACACAACCGGAATATCGAGCCTGGCAGGCAGCATTGTCGCCTATGAGCCGGTCTGGGCCATTGGCACCGGCAAAACCGCGTCGCCGGGTCAGGTGGCAGAAACCCACCGGGGTATCCGCGGGTTTCTTGAAAACTGCCAGCGCGGAGCCGGCGACTCGACGCGGATCGTTTACGGCGGAAGCGTGAAGGCGGTTAACGCCGCCGAGCTGTTCCAGTCTGAGGAAGTTGACGGTGGGCTGATAGGCGGCGCCTCTCTTCAGGCTGAGGAATTTTCCGCCATCGGCTCGGCGCTGACCGGGGCCAAGCCGGATGGATCTTCGGACAGCTTTCCCCCTGAATCGTCAGGACTTGCCATTCCGGATTCCTGA
- a CDS encoding carbohydrate ABC transporter permease, translating into MNKVPNNRAWWLVLPVFILVAFSALIPLMTVVNYSVQDIFGPGNAYYVGTEWFEEILADERLRDSLLRQFLFSGAVLAIQIPLGIGVALMMPKSGIKASLCLILLAIPLLIPWNVVGTIWQIFGRGDIGLFGWGLNALGVEYNYTGNTVDAWLTVLLMDVWHWTPLVALLCYSGLRAIPEAFYQAAEIDRASKWAVFRYIQLPRLKSVLVIAVLLRFMDSFMIYTEPFVLTGGGPGSSTTFLSQTLTTMAIGQFDIGRAAAFSLIYFLIVLLVSWLFFTAITHLDKEK; encoded by the coding sequence ATGAATAAGGTTCCCAATAATCGCGCCTGGTGGCTCGTTCTGCCAGTTTTCATTCTGGTGGCTTTTTCTGCGCTGATACCGTTAATGACCGTTGTGAACTATTCGGTTCAGGACATTTTCGGGCCGGGTAATGCCTACTATGTGGGTACTGAGTGGTTCGAGGAAATTCTGGCCGACGAGCGCCTGCGTGATTCGTTGCTGAGGCAATTTCTTTTCTCCGGGGCCGTGCTTGCGATCCAGATACCTCTGGGTATCGGGGTGGCGCTGATGATGCCGAAATCCGGTATCAAGGCCTCGCTGTGCCTGATCCTGCTGGCGATTCCGCTGCTGATTCCCTGGAACGTGGTGGGTACCATCTGGCAGATCTTTGGCCGGGGAGACATCGGCCTGTTTGGCTGGGGACTCAATGCCCTGGGTGTTGAATACAACTACACGGGCAACACGGTAGACGCCTGGCTGACGGTGCTGTTGATGGATGTCTGGCACTGGACGCCCCTGGTGGCGTTGTTGTGCTACTCCGGTCTGAGGGCCATCCCGGAGGCTTTCTATCAGGCCGCCGAGATTGACCGCGCGTCCAAATGGGCTGTGTTCCGCTACATCCAGCTGCCGCGTCTGAAAAGCGTGCTGGTGATCGCCGTGCTACTGCGATTCATGGACAGCTTCATGATCTATACCGAACCCTTTGTACTGACTGGCGGCGGCCCGGGTAGCTCAACCACCTTCCTTAGCCAGACCCTGACCACCATGGCTATCGGCCAGTTCGATATCGGTCGTGCGGCAGCATTCTCACTGATCTATTTCCTGATCGTGCTGCTGGTGTCCTGGTTGTTCTTTACCGCCATAACTCACCTCGACAAAGAAAAATAA
- a CDS encoding carbohydrate ABC transporter permease: MTYSRSKGFGMTLFIVLLLTPIYWLLNMSFKTNQEILGGLTLWPQQFTLHNYAVIFTDASWYSGYINSMIYVSMNMTITLLVALPAAYAFSRYKFVGDKHLFFWLLSNRMAPPAVFLLPFFQLYSSIGLFDTHIAVALAHCLFNVPLAVWILEGFMSGVPREYDEMAYIDGYSFPKFFVKIFLPMIRSGIGVAAFFAFMFSWVELLLARTLTSVDAQPIGAIMTRTVGASGIDWGVLSAAGVLTIIPGVLVVWFVRNHIAKGFALGRV; the protein is encoded by the coding sequence ATGACTTATTCACGTTCCAAAGGCTTCGGGATGACACTGTTTATCGTGCTCCTGCTGACGCCGATCTACTGGCTGCTGAACATGTCGTTCAAGACCAACCAGGAAATTCTGGGCGGGCTCACACTCTGGCCCCAGCAGTTTACGCTGCACAACTATGCGGTGATCTTCACCGACGCCAGCTGGTACTCGGGTTACATCAACTCGATGATCTACGTGTCGATGAACATGACCATCACACTGCTGGTGGCGCTGCCTGCGGCCTATGCGTTCAGCCGTTACAAGTTCGTCGGCGACAAGCACCTGTTTTTCTGGCTGCTGAGTAACCGCATGGCGCCACCGGCGGTGTTCCTGCTGCCGTTCTTCCAGCTGTACTCGTCTATCGGCCTGTTCGACACGCACATTGCCGTGGCACTGGCCCACTGCCTGTTCAATGTGCCACTGGCGGTCTGGATACTGGAAGGCTTTATGTCCGGTGTGCCCCGCGAATACGACGAAATGGCCTATATTGATGGTTACAGTTTCCCGAAATTTTTTGTGAAGATTTTTCTGCCGATGATCCGGTCGGGGATTGGTGTCGCGGCTTTCTTTGCCTTCATGTTCTCCTGGGTGGAGCTACTGCTGGCCAGAACGCTGACCTCGGTGGACGCGCAGCCTATAGGCGCCATCATGACACGAACGGTGGGGGCCAGCGGTATAGACTGGGGCGTGCTCTCCGCCGCTGGTGTGTTGACCATTATTCCAGGCGTGCTGGTGGTCTGGTTTGTTCGTAACCATATCGCCAAAGGTTTTGCACTGGGCCGGGTATAA